A portion of the Acidihalobacter yilgarnensis genome contains these proteins:
- a CDS encoding TrbG/VirB9 family P-type conjugative transfer protein, whose product MKRTALFLLLGLTTASGALPIAQADGVPYPSALSARLVRFVYDPNQTYTLYLRPGMGTDIQLPRGEHLVSLQLGDTVQWITSYVQGTGNILIKPVRPGIETSATLITSAHTYQMMLVSRNKGTWYQGVKFTPENPLVLLNPANEQSAAPNPSRSADAHTADGTSSPASPSGDSADALADVNVSQMNFAWRVKGHARFAPTEVFSTPDFIWLRLPQDAPAPVVFGWQGGQWGIVNYNRRGPWIVVQGAPAAVELRADGRSVVAWRQGAKASGGGSQTPVTETSSSFVWGQ is encoded by the coding sequence ATGAAACGCACCGCGCTGTTTCTGCTTCTCGGGCTTACCACCGCGTCCGGCGCGTTACCGATCGCGCAGGCGGACGGCGTGCCTTATCCGTCCGCCTTGTCCGCGCGCCTGGTTCGCTTCGTATATGACCCCAATCAGACCTACACACTCTACCTGAGACCCGGGATGGGCACCGATATCCAGCTGCCGCGGGGCGAGCATCTGGTGTCTTTGCAGTTGGGAGACACCGTGCAATGGATTACCTCCTACGTGCAGGGTACCGGGAACATTCTCATCAAACCGGTCAGGCCTGGCATCGAGACTTCCGCGACACTGATCACCTCCGCACACACCTATCAGATGATGCTGGTGTCGCGAAACAAGGGCACCTGGTATCAGGGCGTCAAATTCACGCCCGAAAATCCGTTGGTCCTGCTGAATCCGGCCAACGAACAAAGCGCGGCCCCGAACCCATCGCGGTCTGCTGACGCGCACACGGCAGATGGAACGTCCTCGCCAGCATCGCCGTCCGGCGATTCCGCCGACGCTTTGGCCGACGTGAACGTCAGCCAGATGAACTTCGCCTGGCGCGTGAAGGGACACGCCCGGTTCGCGCCGACCGAAGTGTTCTCGACGCCGGATTTCATCTGGTTGCGCCTGCCGCAGGATGCCCCGGCGCCCGTGGTGTTCGGATGGCAGGGCGGTCAGTGGGGTATCGTCAACTACAACCGACGCGGCCCCTGGATCGTCGTGCAGGGAGCGCCCGCTGCCGTCGAGCTGCGCGCGGACGGGCGGAGCGTCGTTGCCTGGCGCCAGGGCGCCAAGGCGTCTGGCGGTGGTTCGCAGACGCCGGTGACTGAAACGTCGTCCAGTTTCGTCTGGGGGCAATAA
- a CDS encoding TrbI/VirB10 family protein gives MALWRKSEQKEAPPPPPRDTQEPGRGLPTRTLPMLMGGFAVAAALYVAFFTKNHPVQPAAPQTVAQAPGVNPQASPHKSELKSILDSLNQIEAEHGDGKAAGSSSDSGGNAVTDATPTPEHVHDAAKRGNIAASPLTALTGDYQTGRHGSGNHDTGVVPEYNAGAGSGAPNGQLQGPAQMPSASEIAALAGHRQHSANGNQAYLKQSQTEAQANGGYGAVSKVLPPLKGAVLYPGVVLPATTVTAVNTQLPGTVIAQVTNPVWGRNGHLAVPAGSRLVGSYDTSITNGQTRVLVAFQRVIFPDGREIVLGNSQAVGEQGASGVKGHVDDHFWTMLGSSLLVAMLDQGVAAAGPQQSVTSPTGSVYQSPTQAGAQVFANSAGKVLSPFMNMQSTAVIPPGTAIDVLVNKTILMPSENR, from the coding sequence ATGGCCCTCTGGCGCAAGAGCGAACAGAAAGAAGCACCGCCGCCACCGCCCCGCGACACGCAGGAACCCGGGCGAGGCCTGCCGACGCGGACGCTGCCCATGCTCATGGGGGGCTTTGCCGTCGCCGCGGCGCTGTATGTGGCGTTCTTCACCAAGAACCATCCCGTACAGCCTGCAGCGCCGCAGACAGTCGCGCAGGCGCCCGGCGTCAATCCGCAGGCCAGCCCGCACAAGTCCGAGCTGAAAAGCATCCTCGACAGCCTGAATCAGATCGAGGCCGAACACGGGGACGGCAAGGCTGCCGGTTCGTCTTCGGATTCGGGCGGCAACGCCGTCACCGACGCCACGCCGACGCCAGAGCATGTGCATGATGCCGCCAAGCGGGGCAACATCGCGGCCAGTCCATTGACCGCGCTCACCGGGGATTACCAGACCGGACGACACGGCTCCGGCAATCACGATACGGGTGTCGTGCCGGAGTACAACGCGGGGGCGGGCAGCGGCGCCCCGAACGGACAGCTACAGGGGCCTGCGCAGATGCCGTCTGCCAGCGAGATAGCCGCACTGGCGGGGCATCGGCAGCATAGCGCCAACGGCAATCAGGCCTATCTCAAGCAGTCCCAGACGGAGGCCCAGGCCAACGGCGGTTACGGGGCGGTCAGCAAGGTGCTGCCCCCGCTCAAAGGCGCCGTGCTGTACCCCGGTGTGGTGCTGCCGGCCACCACGGTCACCGCCGTCAACACGCAGTTGCCGGGCACGGTCATCGCTCAGGTGACCAATCCCGTCTGGGGGCGCAACGGGCACCTCGCCGTGCCCGCCGGTTCCCGCCTCGTCGGCAGTTACGACACCTCGATCACGAATGGACAAACCCGCGTGCTGGTCGCTTTCCAGCGGGTGATTTTCCCGGATGGTCGAGAAATCGTGCTTGGCAATTCGCAGGCCGTGGGCGAACAGGGCGCATCCGGCGTCAAGGGTCATGTCGATGATCACTTCTGGACGATGCTTGGTTCGTCTCTGCTCGTGGCCATGCTCGATCAGGGTGTTGCCGCAGCAGGCCCCCAGCAATCCGTCACCTCGCCCACAGGCAGTGTGTACCAGTCGCCGACGCAGGCGGGCGCGCAGGTCTTCGCCAACAGTGCCGGCAAGGTGCTGTCGCCCTTCATGAACATGCAGTCGACCGCGGTTATTCCGCCGGGTACCGCCATCGACGTGCTCGTCAACAAGACCATCCTCATGCCTTCGGAGAATCGATGA